One stretch of Euphorbia lathyris chromosome 7, ddEupLath1.1, whole genome shotgun sequence DNA includes these proteins:
- the LOC136235836 gene encoding nitrate regulatory gene2 protein, with the protein MGCGGSKVDNLPLVIRCRERKELIKAASDHRYALAAAHVLYFHSLKDVGDAIRRFVDEELVIASSSSSSSPGSPVLTLPSREGKSKSKPKISSTSTSISHSADSSSHKKSRSKGEEDIEDSPLHSSGSDLDSDSGHFHIHDLEEEEEKQERERETPSSSHNFNGYPPEQEEPSSSYNFNGYPREEEMASTSYNFNGYPQPQGNWGQNDAGYNPYPFQYPYPYPYPYPSSNPNSNMYYMKKSATPAKTVVHEDPVVNGYSSFYGNGGYFGYPMMGSPWGDPSPQRPPPAPPSPPRVSGWDFLNVFETYDNDISPYPAIYSAGKYGYGSTTSSPDSKEVREREGIPDLEDETEHEVIKEVHKEKKKAKEEINMNTNSNVNVNGNGKFDQEMHKNYGEGSSKSAPVQTSSESMDSIKGKEIKSSASPDTIRSPEITISKSPDEESVRKKGVRFGVEEASVMDFDSSKTSSLATLSVHGTRDLQEVVKEIKDEFETASSHGREVASLLEVGRLPYQRRTTLLRVIFSRILYLVSSHPPTRSSVHISPRTMKIAKAYSGDSGDDFDRMPRKLSSTLDEIYAWEKKLYKHVKDEEKLRVIYEKECRRLRSLDEHGAESSKIEAAQASIRKMLTKLNVAIRAIDAISSKIHMLRDKELQPRVAELIHGMVRMWKSILSCHQKQFRAVMESKICSLRANTGPHKDSGLRATLELESELMNWCTCFINWINTQKTYIESLNGWLLRCLVVEPEETADGIAPFSPSRMGAPPIFVLCNDWYQAMDRISEKAVENAMLDFASSLHQLWERQDDEQRQRIKAEYLTKDFEKRLRTLRTEKGKLSQEQDALSDRAMSKVPSDSGVSPLDDLKVDLDSMRKKLEEERIRHKEATKLVHAAASGSLQAGLAPIFEALGSFTSEIVKGHEQVRVENHA; encoded by the exons ATGGGCTGTGGAGGATCTAAGGTTGATAATTTGCCGTTGGTTATTCGTTGCAGAGAGCGTAAAGAGCTCATTAAGGCGGCTTCCGATCACCGGTATGCTCTTGCCGCCGCTCATGTGTTGTATTTTCACTCGTTGAAGGATGTTGGGGATGCAATTCGGAGATTTGTTGATGAAGAACTTGTGatcgcttcttcttcttcttcttcttctcctggTTCCCCTGTTCTCACTTTACCTTCCCGCGAAGGGAAATCGAAGTCGAAACCTAAAATTTCGTCAACATCGACATCGATTTCACATTCTGCTGATAGTAGTAGTCATAAGAAGAGCAGAAGCAAAGGGGAAGAGGACATTGAAGATTCACCTTTGCATTCATCCGGGTCAGACTTGGACTCTGATTCGGGTCATTTCCACATTCACGATttagaggaagaagaggagaaacaAGAACGAGAACGAGAAACGCCGTCTTCTTCTCACAACTTTAATGGTTATCCCCCTGAACAAGAAGAACCATCTAGTTCTTACAATTTCAACGGCTATCCCCGTGAAGAAGAAATGGCTTCAACTTCTTACAACTTCAATGGTTATCCCCAACCTCAAGGAAATTGGGGTCAGAACGATGCTGGATATAATCCGTACCCGTTTCAATATCCTTACCCATACCCATACCCGTATCCGAGCTCTAATCCTAATTCTAACATGTATTATATGAAGAAGTCTGCTACTCCTGCCAAGACTGTGGTGCATGAGGATCCAGTGGTTAATGGGTATTCAAGTTTTTATGGAAATGGTGGGTATTTTGGGTATCCCATGATGGGTTCCCCTTGGGGAGACCCGAGTCCACAGAGGCCACCGCCGGCGCCGCCATCTCCACCGAGAGTTTCCGGGTGGGACTTTCTGAATGTATTCGAAACATACGATAATGATATTAGTCCCTATCCGGCGATTTATTCAGCGGGAAAATACGGGTACGGATCGACCACAAGTAGTCCAGATTCGAAGGAAGTCAGAGAAAGAGAAGGCATTCCTGATTTGGAAGATGAAACGGAGCATGAAGTGATAAAAGAAGTTcacaaggagaagaagaaagcgAAAGAGGAAATAAATATGAATACTAATAGCAATGTCAATGTCAATGGGAATGGAAAATTTGATCAGGAAATGCATAAGAATTATGGAGAGGGTTCTTCAAAATCCGCGCCTGTTCAAACCAGCAGTGAAAGTATGGACTCTATCAAGGGAAAAGAAATCAAAAGCAGTGCTAGTCCTGATACAATCCGTAGTCCTGAAATTACAATTTCTAAAAGTCCTGATGAAGAGTCTGTGAGGAAGAAAGGAGTAAGATTTGGGGTTGAAGAAGCATCTGTAATGGATTTTGATTCTTCAAAGACTAGTAGTTTAGCTACATTGTCGGTTCATGGTACTAGAGATCTCCAAGAAGTTGTGAAGGAAATCAAGGATGAGTTTGAGACTGCTTCTAGTCATGGAAGAGAAGTTGCCTCATTGCTTGAGGTTGGGAGATTGCCTTACCAGCGAAGAACCACTTTGCTAAGAG TGATTTTTTCCAGGATCTTATATTTGGTGTCATCACACCCTCCCACAAGATCATCAGTTCATATCTCACCCAGGACAATGAAAATAGCAAAAGCATACTCTGGGGATTCTGGAGATGATTTTGACAGAATGCCTAGGAAACTTTCATCTACTCTTGATGAAATTTATGCATGGGAGAAGAAACTATACAAGCATGTGAAG GATGAAGAAAAGCTACGTGTTATCTATGAAAAAGAGTGCAGGAGATTAAGAAGTTTGGATGAACATGGAGCTGAGTCTAGTAAAATTGAAGCTGCCCAAGCTTCAATAAGAAAAATGCTGACAAAACTAAATGTTGCCATCAGAGCTATTGATGCTATATCAAGCAAGATACACATGTTGAGGGACAAAGAATTGCAGCCTCGAGTCGCTGAATTGATTCACGG AATGGTTAGAATGTGGAAATCTATCCTTAGCTGCCATCAGAAACAGTTCCGAGCTGTCATGGAGAGCAAAATTTGCTCCCTTCGGGCAAATACTGGTCCGCACAAAGATTCTGGTTTGAGAGCTACACTTGAACTCGAATCGGAGCTCATGAATTGGTGCACATGctttattaattggattaaCACCCAAAAAACTTATATCGAGTCATTAAATGGATGGCTTTTAAGGTGCCTTGTAGTCGAGCCTGAAGAAACTGCAGACGGAATTGCACCCTTCTCTCCAAGTAGAATGGGCGCTCCACCTATTTTCGTGCTTTGCAATGATTGGTATCAAGCAATGGATAGGATTTCCGAGAAAGCAGTGGAGAATGCGATGCTTGATTTTGCTTCAAGCTTACATCAACTGTGGGAACGACAGGATGATGAGCAGCGCCAGAGGATCAAAGCTGAGTACCTTACTAAAGATTTTGAAAAACGTCTGAGGACCTTACGTACAGAGAAGGGAAAGCTTTCTCAAGAACAAGATGCATTATCCGATAGGGCAATGTCGAAGGTTCCTTCAGATAGCGGGGTTTCACCCCTAGATGACTTGAAAGTGGATTTGGACTCAATGAGGAAGAAATTAGAAGAAGAGAGAATAAGGCACAAAGAAGCTACTAAACTAGTACACGCTGCAGCGTCAGGCAGTTTACAAGCCGGTTTAGCCCCAATTTTCGAGGCtttgggcagctttacttcagAGATTGTGAAAGGTCATGAGCAGGTTAGAGTTgaaaatcatgcataa
- the LOC136200857 gene encoding receptor-like protein EIX2: MFMEGFTSPSVRFSSWMPNEDCCKWRGVRCSNITGRVISLDLHSNESSLQLQGELRESLVHLPYLTYLDLSFNDFRQMHIPEFVGSLPNLKYLNLSHANFKGSIPYQIGNLSHLISLDMSGNSYSLKVNDLNWLHRLSDLKFLDLGGVDLSSSENWLDAINMLSSLTELSLFACNLNNLPQSLPLVNFTSLKMLDLSFNNLNGEIPDWLFDVGHSLEYLILGRNNLSGSIPEAFGSVISLVKLDLSGNNIEGPLPTYLCKKNSSLRELDLSHNNLNGTLEVLPCLSNLNVLDVSWNSFKGIVTDAHLSNFSNLQVVDFSGNHLALKVRSDWLPPFQLERIGLHSCQLGPSFPQWLLTQKNFSSIDISHCEIFDVVPDWFWDLPSGIRLVNLSSNSLRGIIPDISSKHKLSDIDVRSNKFSGPLPILPPHMNRVVLANNSFSGSIFHLCNILKENNSMRYLDLSQNLLSGQIPDCWTYGQDLIILNLASNYLSGKIPESIGHLVHLNTLRFDENDLSGEIPSSLKNCTSLVVLQLGENMLSGAIPDWIGESLSNLMILHLGSNSFKGQIPLQLCQLQSLKILDLSSNHLSGEIPRCVDNFKAMAEQESVRSYFYDPYSAYTEYSLLKVKGSSHQYYSKVLVYMKLIDLSSNSLTGEIPREVTSLAGLVSLNLSRNSLMGIIPRSIGDLRNMESLDLSWNLLSCEIPTSSIHMNFLGLFNLSYNKLSGPIPFLNSWKPLMQHHI; the protein is encoded by the coding sequence ATGTTCATGGAAGGATTTACAAGTCCTTCAGTTCGTTTCTCTTCATGGATGCCGAATGAAGATTGCTGCAAATGGAGAGGAGTCCGTTGTAGCAACATCACAGGCCGTGTCATCTCCCTTGATCTTCACTCCAATGAATCTTCTCTGCAACTGCAAGGTGAGTTGAGGGAATCTTTGGTTCACTTGCCATATTTGACTTATCTAGACTTGAGCTTCAATGATTTCCGTCAAATGCATATTCCTGAATTTGTTGGTTCCTTGCCTAACTTGAAATATCTCAATTTATCTCATGCCAATTTCAAAGGTTCCATTCCTTATCAGATTGGAAATCTCTCACACTTGATCTCACTTGATATGAGTGGCAACAGCTATTCTTTGAAAGTAAATGACCTTAATTGGCTTCATCGTCTTTCTGATCTGAAGTTTCTCGATTTGGGAGGTGTTGATCTTAGTAGTTCTGAGAATTGGTTGGATGCAATCAATATGCTTTCTTCTCTCACCGAGTTAAGTTTATTTGCTTGTAACCTTAACAACCTCCCTCAATCTCTCCCACTTGTTAATTTTACTTCTCTAAAGATGCTTGATCTTTCATTTAACAATCTTAATGGCGAAATACCCGATTGGCTGTTTGACGTAGGCCATTCTCTTGAGTACCTAATTCTCGGAAGAAATAATTTATCTGGTTCCATTCCTGAAGCTTTTGGCAGCGTGATTTCACTCGTTAAACTCGACCTGTCCGGGAATAATATTGAAGGTCCTTTACCCACATATCTATGTAAAAAGAATTCATCTTTGAGGGAACTTGATCTTTCTCACAACAATCTCAACGGAACTTTAGAAGTTCTTCCATGCCTTTCAAATTTGAATGTCCTTGATGTTTCCTGGAATTCCTTTAAGGGTATTGTTACGGATGCTCATTTGTCGAATTTCAGCAATTTGCAAGTAGTAGACTTTTCCGGGAACCATTTGGCTCTGAAAGTTAGATCAGACTGGCTTCCTCCATTTCAGCTAGAGAGAATAGGTCTTCATTCTTGCCAACTTGGACCGAGTTTTCCACAATGGCTACTTACACAAAAGAACTTTTCCTCCATTGACATCTCAcattgtgaaatttttgatgttGTGCCTGATTGGTTTTGGGATCTTCCTTCAGGGATTAGGCTTGTGAATCTTTCTTCCAACAGCCTGAGAGGAATCATTCCAGATATTTCATCCAAACATAAACTTTCAGATATAGATGTGCGTTCGAATAAATTTTCAGGTCCCCTTCCTATTCTTCCTCCCCACATGAATAGAGTGGTTCTAGCCAATAATTCCTTTTCAGGATCAATCTTCCACTTATGTAACATTTTGAAGGAAAACAACTCAATGAGATATTTGGATCTGTCTCAGAACCTTCTGTCAGGACAGATTCCAGACTGTTGGACTTATGGACAAGATTTGATTATCTTAAATTTAGCAAGCAATTACCTGTCTGGGAAAATACCTGAGTCCATTGGTCATCTTGTACACCTCAACACATTGAGGTTTGATGAAAATGATCTCTCTGGGGAAATTCCTTCATCCTTAAAGAACTGCACAAGTTTGGTTGTTCTTCAGCTTGGGGAAAATATGTTGTCTGGAGCTATACCTGACTGGATTGGAGAATCTTTGTCAAACTTGATGATTCTCCACTTGGGTTCAAATTCTTTCAAGGGACAGATTCCTTTGCAGCTTTGCCAACTGCAATCTCTGAAAATCTTGGATCTCTCTTCAAATCATTTATCAGGAGAAATTCCACGATGTGTGGATAATTTCAAAGCCATGGCTGAGCAGGAAAGTGTTCGTTCTTATTTTTATGATCCTTATTCTGCATACACAGAGTATTCGCTCTTGAAAGTGAAAGGGAGTAGCCACCAATATTATTCAAAAGTTCTTGTATATATGAAGTTAATAGATTTATCATCAAATAGTCTAACTGGAGAAATTCCTAGGGAAGTTACAAGCCTAGCTGGATTGGTCTCCTTGAATCTTTCAAGAAATAGTTTGATGGGGATTATCCCGCGCAGCATAGGTGACTTGCGAAACATGGAGTCTCTTGATTTATCATGGAATCTGCTTTCATGTGAAATTCCAACCAGCAGTATTCATATGAATTTTCTAGGACTTTTTAATTTGTCATATAACAAGTTGTCCGGACCAATTCCTTTTTTAAACAGTTGGAAACCTTTGATGCAACATCATATCTAG